The following coding sequences lie in one Arabidopsis thaliana chromosome 3, partial sequence genomic window:
- the PIL6 gene encoding phytochrome interacting factor 3-like 6 (phytochrome interacting factor 3-like 6 (PIL6); FUNCTIONS IN: DNA binding, sequence-specific DNA binding transcription factor activity; INVOLVED IN: red, far-red light phototransduction, ethylene biosynthetic process, circadian rhythm; LOCATED IN: nucleus; EXPRESSED IN: 18 plant structures; EXPRESSED DURING: 10 growth stages; CONTAINS InterPro DOMAIN/s: Helix-loop-helix DNA-binding domain (InterPro:IPR001092), Helix-loop-helix DNA-binding (InterPro:IPR011598); BEST Arabidopsis thaliana protein match is: phytochrome interacting factor 4 (TAIR:AT2G43010.1); Has 35333 Blast hits to 34131 proteins in 2444 species: Archae - 798; Bacteria - 22429; Metazoa - 974; Fungi - 991; Plants - 531; Viruses - 0; Other Eukaryotes - 9610 (source: NCBI BLink).) yields MEQVFADWNFEDNFHMSTNKRSIRPEDELVELLWRDGQVVLQSQARREPSVQVQTHKQETLRKPNNIFLDNQETVQKPNYAALDDQETVSWIQYPPDDVIDPFESEFSSHFFSSIDHLGGPEKPRTIEETVKHEAQAMAPPKFRSSVITVGPSHCGSNQSTNIHQATTLPVSMSDRSKNVEERLDTSSGGSSGCSYGRNNKETVSGTSVTIDRKRKHVMDADQESVSQSDIGLTSTDDQTMGNKSSQRSGSTRRSRAAEVHNLSERRRRDRINERMKALQELIPHCSRTDKASILDEAIDYLKSLQMQLQVMWMGSGMAAAAAAAASPMMFPGVQSSPYINQMAMQSQMQLSQFPVMNRSAPQNHPGLVCQNPVQLQLQAQNQILSEQLARYMGGIPQMPPAGNQMQTVQQQPADMLGFGSPAGPQSQLSAPATTDSLHMGKIG; encoded by the exons ATGGAACAAGTGTTTGCTGATTGGAATTTTGAAGATAATTTTCACATGTCCACTAATAAAAGATCAATCAG ACCAGAAGATGAATTAGTGGAGCTATTGTGGAGAGATGGTCAAGTGGTTTTACAAAGCCAAGCTCGTAGAGAACCGTCAGTCCAAGTCCAAACCCACAAACAAGAAACCCTAAGAAAACccaacaatatttttcttgacAACCAAGAAACAGTACAAAAGCCTAACTACGCTGCTCTAGATGATCAAGAAACCGTCTCCTGGATACAATACCCTCCGGATGACGTCATCGACCCTTTCGAATCCGAGTTCTCCtctcatttcttctcttcgaTCGATCACCTCGGAGGTCCTGAGAAGCCACGAACGATCGAAGAGACAGTTAAGCATGAGGCTCAAGCCATGGCTCCTCCTAAGTTTAGATCCTCGGTTATAACAGTCGGACCGAGTCATTGCGGCAGCAACCAGTCAACAAATATTCATCAGGCCACTACACTTCCGGTTTCTATGAGTGATAGAAGCAAGAACGTCGAAGAAAGACTTGACACTTCGTCAGGTGGCTCCTCCGGTTGCAGCTATGGAAGGAACAACAAAGAAACCGTTAGTGGAACAAGTGTAACCATTGACcgtaaaagaaaacatgttatGGATGCTGATCAAGAATCTGTGTCTCAATCAGATATAGGTTTGACCTCAACCGATGATCAAACCATGGGTAACAAATCGAGCCAACGGTCAGGATCTACTCGAAGAAGCCGTGCAGCTGAAGTTCATAATCTCTCAGAAAGG AGGAGGAGAGATCGGATCAATGAAAGAATGAAAGCTCTTCAAGAACTCATACCTCACTGCAGCAGA aCAGATAAAGCTTCGATATTGGATGAAGCAATTGATTACTTAAAATCACTTCAAATGCAACTCCAAGTGATGTGGATGGGAAGTGGAATGGCGGCGGcggcagcagcagcagcaagtCCGATGATGTTTCCCGGGGTACAATCATCTCCATACATTAATCAGATGGCTATGCAAAGTCAGATGCAATTGTCTCAATTCCCGGTTATGAACCGGTCCGCTCCGCAGAACCATCCCGGTTTAGTATGTCAAAACCCGGTACAGTTGCAGCTCCAAGCACAGAACCAAATCTTATCGGAGCAGCTCGCTAGGTACATGGGCGGGATTCCCCAGATGCCGCCGGCGGGAAATCAG ATGCAGACCGTGCAACAACAACCAGCGGACATGTTGGGATTTGGATCTCCGGCGGGACCGCAAAGTCAACTGTCGGCACCGGCGACCACCGACAGTCTTCATATGGGTAAAATAGGCTGA
- the PAO3 gene encoding polyamine oxidase 3 (polyamine oxidase 3 (PAO3); CONTAINS InterPro DOMAIN/s: Amine oxidase (InterPro:IPR002937), Flavin-containing amine oxidase (InterPro:IPR001613); BEST Arabidopsis thaliana protein match is: polyamine oxidase 2 (TAIR:AT2G43020.1); Has 6641 Blast hits to 6191 proteins in 1102 species: Archae - 131; Bacteria - 2618; Metazoa - 1408; Fungi - 589; Plants - 766; Viruses - 0; Other Eukaryotes - 1129 (source: NCBI BLink).), whose translation MESGGKTNRQLRKAICVSTDEKMKKKRSPSVIVIGGGMAGISAARTLQDASFQVVVLESRDRIGGRVHTDYSFGFPVDLGASWLHGVCKENPLAAVIGRLGLPLYRTSGDNSVLYDHDLESYALFDKAGNQVSQELVTKVGENFEHILEEICKVRDEQDEDMSIAQAFSIVFKRNPELRLEGLAHNVLQWYLCRMEGWFAADAETISAKCWDQEELLPGGHGLMVRGYRPVINTLSKGLDIRLSHRITKISRRYSGVKVTTEKGDTFVADAAVIALPLGVLKSGMITFEPKLPQWKQEAINDLGVGIENKIILNFDNVFWPNVEFLGVVAETSYGCSYFLNLHKATSHPVLVYMPAGQLARDIEKKSDEAAANFAFSQLQKILPDASSPINYLVSRWGSDINSLGSYSYDIVNKPHDLYERLRVPLDNLFFAGEATSSSYPGSVHGAYSTGVLAAEDCRMRVLERYGELEHEMEEEAPASVPLLISRM comes from the exons ATGGAGTCCGGAGGCAAAACTAATCGTCAGCTGCGTAAAG CTATTTGCGTCTCAACAGacgagaagatgaagaagaagagatcaccTTCAGTGATAGTGATTGGAGGTGGTATGGCTGGAATTTCAGCCGCTCGCACTCTTCAGGATGCTTCCTTTCAGGTTGTTGTATTGGAGTCTCGTGACAGAATTGGTGGACGAGTTCACACTGATTACTCATTTGGTTTTCCAGTTGATCTCGGTGCATCTTG GTTGCATGGTGTCTGTAAAGAGAATCCTTTGGCTGCAGTAATTGGTAGATTAGGATTACCTCTTTATCGTACTAGCGGTGACAATTCGGTTTTGTATGATCACGATCTTGAGAG TTATGCTCTGTTCGACAAGGCTGGTAACCAAGTTTCTCAAGAGTTGGTGACAAAAGTTGGCGAAAATTTTGAGCACATTCTGGAAGAG ATCTGTAAAGTCAGGGATGAGCAGGACGAAGACATGTCAATAGCTCAAGCCTTTTCTATTGTATTTAAGAGGAACCCTGAATTGAG GTTGGAGGGACTTGCCCATAATGTGCTTCAGTGGTACTTGTGCCGCATGGAAGGATGGTTTGCTGCTGATGCTGAAACCATCTCGGCAAAGTGTTGGGATCAG GAAGAACTGTTGCCCGGTGGACATGGTCTTATGGTTAGAGGGTATCGCCCTGTAATCAACACTCTCTCGAAAGGTCTTGATATACGACTAAGTCACAG aATTACCAAGATTTCAAGGCGCTACAGTGGTGTGAAGGTGACTACAGAGAAAGGAGACACGTTTGTTGCGGATGCTGCAGTCATTGCTCTTCCTCTAGGAGTCTTAAAGTCAGGAATGATAACATTCGAACCAAAGCTTCCACAGTGGAAACAAGAAGCTATCAACGATCTCGGTGTTGGAATCGAGAACAAGATCATATTGAATTTTGACAACGTCTTTTGGCCAAACGTAGAGTTTTTAGGAGTCGTTGCAGAAACTTCCTACGGATGCAGTTATTTCTTGAACCTGCATAAAGCCACAAGCCATCCTGTCCTTGTTTACATGCCGGCTGGTCAGCTCGCTAGAGACATCGAGAAAAAGTCCGATGAAGCAGCTGCAAATTTTGCCTTTTCGCAACTACAGAAAATTCTTCCAGATGCCTCTTCACCG ATAAATTATTTGGTATCAAGGTGGGGATCAGACATCAATTCATTGGGATCATATAGCTATGACATTGTGAACAAACCTCACGACCTCTATGAGAGACTGAGAGTGCCATTGGATAATCTATTCTTTGCGGGGGAAGCCACTAGCTCAAGCTACCCGGGATCAGTGCACGGTGCTTATTCAACCGGAGTGCTGGCAGCTGAAGACTGCAGGATGCGTGTGCTTGAGCGCTATGGAGAGCTCGAACATGAGATGGAAGAGGAAGCTCCTGCTTCTGTCCCTCTTCTGATCTCCCGTATGTAA
- the PIL6 gene encoding phytochrome interacting factor 3-like 6 (phytochrome interacting factor 3-like 6 (PIL6); FUNCTIONS IN: DNA binding, sequence-specific DNA binding transcription factor activity; INVOLVED IN: red, far-red light phototransduction, ethylene biosynthetic process, circadian rhythm; LOCATED IN: nucleus; EXPRESSED IN: 18 plant structures; EXPRESSED DURING: 10 growth stages; CONTAINS InterPro DOMAIN/s: Helix-loop-helix DNA-binding domain (InterPro:IPR001092), Helix-loop-helix DNA-binding (InterPro:IPR011598); BEST Arabidopsis thaliana protein match is: phytochrome interacting factor 4 (TAIR:AT2G43010.1); Has 4578 Blast hits to 4570 proteins in 308 species: Archae - 0; Bacteria - 0; Metazoa - 987; Fungi - 138; Plants - 3423; Viruses - 0; Other Eukaryotes - 30 (source: NCBI BLink).), which translates to MEQVFADWNFEDNFHMSTNKRSIRPEDELVELLWRDGQVVLQSQARREPSVQVQTHKQETLRKPNNIFLDNQETVQKPNYAALDDQETVSWIQYPPDDVIDPFESEFSSHFFSSIDHLGGPEKPRTIEETVKHEAQAMAPPKFRSSVITVGPSHCGSNQSTNIHQATTLPVSMSDRSKNVEERLDTSSGGSSGCSYGRNNKETVSGTSVTIDRKRKHVMDADQESVSQSDIGLTSTDDQTMGNKSSQRSGSTRRSRAAEVHNLSERRRRDRINERMKALQELIPHCSRTDKASILDEAIDYLKSLQMQLQVMWMGSGMAAAAAAAASPMMFPGVQSSPYINQMAMQSQMQLSQFPVMNRSAPQNHPGLVCQNPVQLQLQAQNQILSEQLARYMGGIPQMPPAGNQTVQQQPADMLGFGSPAGPQSQLSAPATTDSLHMGKIG; encoded by the exons ATGGAACAAGTGTTTGCTGATTGGAATTTTGAAGATAATTTTCACATGTCCACTAATAAAAGATCAATCAG ACCAGAAGATGAATTAGTGGAGCTATTGTGGAGAGATGGTCAAGTGGTTTTACAAAGCCAAGCTCGTAGAGAACCGTCAGTCCAAGTCCAAACCCACAAACAAGAAACCCTAAGAAAACccaacaatatttttcttgacAACCAAGAAACAGTACAAAAGCCTAACTACGCTGCTCTAGATGATCAAGAAACCGTCTCCTGGATACAATACCCTCCGGATGACGTCATCGACCCTTTCGAATCCGAGTTCTCCtctcatttcttctcttcgaTCGATCACCTCGGAGGTCCTGAGAAGCCACGAACGATCGAAGAGACAGTTAAGCATGAGGCTCAAGCCATGGCTCCTCCTAAGTTTAGATCCTCGGTTATAACAGTCGGACCGAGTCATTGCGGCAGCAACCAGTCAACAAATATTCATCAGGCCACTACACTTCCGGTTTCTATGAGTGATAGAAGCAAGAACGTCGAAGAAAGACTTGACACTTCGTCAGGTGGCTCCTCCGGTTGCAGCTATGGAAGGAACAACAAAGAAACCGTTAGTGGAACAAGTGTAACCATTGACcgtaaaagaaaacatgttatGGATGCTGATCAAGAATCTGTGTCTCAATCAGATATAGGTTTGACCTCAACCGATGATCAAACCATGGGTAACAAATCGAGCCAACGGTCAGGATCTACTCGAAGAAGCCGTGCAGCTGAAGTTCATAATCTCTCAGAAAGG AGGAGGAGAGATCGGATCAATGAAAGAATGAAAGCTCTTCAAGAACTCATACCTCACTGCAGCAGA aCAGATAAAGCTTCGATATTGGATGAAGCAATTGATTACTTAAAATCACTTCAAATGCAACTCCAAGTGATGTGGATGGGAAGTGGAATGGCGGCGGcggcagcagcagcagcaagtCCGATGATGTTTCCCGGGGTACAATCATCTCCATACATTAATCAGATGGCTATGCAAAGTCAGATGCAATTGTCTCAATTCCCGGTTATGAACCGGTCCGCTCCGCAGAACCATCCCGGTTTAGTATGTCAAAACCCGGTACAGTTGCAGCTCCAAGCACAGAACCAAATCTTATCGGAGCAGCTCGCTAGGTACATGGGCGGGATTCCCCAGATGCCGCCGGCGGGAAATCAG ACCGTGCAACAACAACCAGCGGACATGTTGGGATTTGGATCTCCGGCGGGACCGCAAAGTCAACTGTCGGCACCGGCGACCACCGACAGTCTTCATATGGGTAAAATAGGCTGA
- a CDS encoding Eukaryotic aspartyl protease family protein (Eukaryotic aspartyl protease family protein; FUNCTIONS IN: DNA binding, aspartic-type endopeptidase activity; INVOLVED IN: proteolysis; LOCATED IN: endomembrane system; EXPRESSED IN: 21 plant structures; EXPRESSED DURING: 11 growth stages; CONTAINS InterPro DOMAIN/s: Peptidase aspartic (InterPro:IPR021109), Peptidase aspartic, catalytic (InterPro:IPR009007), Peptidase A1 (InterPro:IPR001461), Peptidase aspartic, active site (InterPro:IPR001969); BEST Arabidopsis thaliana protein match is: Eukaryotic aspartyl protease family protein (TAIR:AT2G42980.1); Has 2848 Blast hits to 2825 proteins in 245 species: Archae - 0; Bacteria - 0; Metazoa - 477; Fungi - 283; Plants - 1941; Viruses - 0; Other Eukaryotes - 147 (source: NCBI BLink).), translating to MFSKYSFILCLIFFFVTAFSGDSRALAGNNEQKNISGFSGIDFPNPMRFGSASSSTSNDCGFSSPEKEPTKERTGENKTVKFHLKRRETTTTEKATTNSVLELQIRDLTRIQTLHKRVLEKNNQNTVSQKQKKNDKEVVTTTPVASSVEEQAGQLVATLESGMTLGSGEYFMDVLVGSPPKHFSLILDTGSDLNWIQCLPCYDCFQQNGAFYDPKASASYKNITCNDQRCNLVSSPDPPMPCKSDNQSCPYYYWYGDSSNTTGDFAVETFTVNLTTNGGSSELYNVENMMFGCGHWNRGLFHGAAGLLGLGRGPLSFSSQLQSLYGHSFSYCLVDRNSDTNVSSKLIFGEDKDLLSHPNLNFTSFVAGKENLVDTFYYVQIKSILVAGEVLNIPEETWNISSDGAGGTIIDSGTTLSYFAEPAYEFIKNKIAEKAKGKYPVYRDFPILDPCFNVSGIHNVQLPELGIAFADGAVWNFPTENSFIWLNEDLVCLAMLGTPKSAFSIIGNYQQQNFHILYDTKRSRLGYAPTKCADI from the coding sequence ATGTTTTCCAAGTACAGTTTCATTCTTtgtcttattttcttcttcgtcacaGCATTTTCCGGCGACTCCAGAGCTCTTGCTGGAAACAATGAGCAGAAGAACATCTCTGGCTTTTCTGGGATTGACTTTCCAAATCCAATGCGTTTCggttctgcttcttcttccacaagcAACGATTGCGGCTTCTCTTCCCCTGAGAAAGAACCCACCAAGGAACGGACCGGAGAAAACAAGACGGTGAAGTTTCACTTAAAGCGCCGGGAGACTACGACTACAGAGAAGGCAACAACAAATTCAGTTCTTGAGCTTCAAATCCGAGATCTCACAAGAATTCAGACGCTTCACAAAAGAGTTTTGGAGAAGAACAACCAAAACACTGTTTcgcagaagcagaagaagaatgataaaGAAGTTGTTACCACTACTCCGGTGGCTTCTTCCGTGGAGGAGCAGGCTGGTCAATTGGTGGCAACACTTGAGTCTGGTATGACTCTCGGTTCTGGCGAGTACTTCATGGACGTGTTGGTTGGTTCGCCACCAAAACACTTCTCCTTGATTCTTGATACAGGGAGTGACTTAAACTGGATTCAATGCTTGCCTTGCTACGACTGTTTCCAGCAAAACGGTGCGTTTTATGACCCTAAAGCCTCTGCTTCTTACAAGAACATAACTTGCAATGACCAAAGATGCAACCTAGTCTCATCACCTGACCCTCCAATGCCCTGCAAATCAGATAACCAATCATGCCCTTACTACTACTGGTATGGGGATAGCTCCAACACTACCGGAGATTTTGCAGTAGAGACTTTCACGGTTAACCTCACGACAAATGGAGGGAGCTCGGAGTTGTATAATGTTGAAAATATGATGTTCGGTTGCGGTCATTGGAACCGAGGTCTCTTCCATGGTGCTGCAGGCTTGCTTGGTTTAGGAAGAGGCCCGCTTTCGTTTTCCTCTCAGCTTCAGTCTCTTTATGGTCATTCCTTCTCTTATTGCCTTGTCGACAGAAACAGCGATACCAACGTTAGTAGCAAACTGATTTTCGGAGAAGACAAGGATTTGTTAAGTCACCCGAATCTGAACTTCACTTCTTTTGTCGCTGGGAAAGAAAACCTCGTCGACACATTTTACTACGTACAAATCAAATCCATTCTAGTCGCGGGAGAAGTTCTAAACATACCTGAAGAAACATGGAATATCTCATCAGATGGAGCTGGAGGGACGATCATTGATTCAGGTACAACCTTAAGTTACTTCGCAGAACCTGCATATGAattcatcaagaacaagattGCTGAGAAAGCTAAAGGGAAGTATCCGGTCTATAGAGATTTTCCAATCCTAGATCCTTGCTTCAACGTCTCTGGCATTCATAACGTTCAGCTGCCAGAGCTTGGGATTGCTTTTGCAGATGGCGCTGTTTGGAACTTCCCGACAGAGAATTCTTTCATATGGTTGAATGAGGATTTGGTTTGCTTGGCAATGCTAGGAACTCCCAAATCAGCATTTTCAATCATTGGAAACTACCAGCAGCAGAATTTTCATATACTCTATGATACAAAGAGGTCTAGGCTCGGGTATGCACCTACAAAGTGTGCAGATATATAA
- a CDS encoding Cytochrome b561/ferric reductase transmembrane with DOMON related domain-containing protein (Cytochrome b561/ferric reductase transmembrane with DOMON related domain; CONTAINS InterPro DOMAIN/s: Cytochrome b561, eukaryote (InterPro:IPR004877), Protein of unknown function DUF568, DOMON-like (InterPro:IPR007613), DOMON related (InterPro:IPR005018), Cytochrome b561/ferric reductase transmembrane (InterPro:IPR006593); BEST Arabidopsis thaliana protein match is: Cytochrome b561/ferric reductase transmembrane with DOMON related domain (TAIR:AT5G48750.1); Has 587 Blast hits to 587 proteins in 87 species: Archae - 0; Bacteria - 7; Metazoa - 93; Fungi - 15; Plants - 452; Viruses - 0; Other Eukaryotes - 20 (source: NCBI BLink).) gives MSLSSRATLVVLCCLFMLIPSFTTAATEQGLHARSRCESYSFNNGKSFRSCTDLLVLNSYLHFNYAQETGVLEIAYHHSNLESSSWISWAINPTSKGMVGAQALVAYRNSTSGVMRAYTSSINSYSPMLQESPLSLRVTQVSAEYSNGEMMIFATLVLPPNTTVVNHLWQDGPLKEGDRLGMHAMSGDNLKSMASLDLLSGQVTTTKSVNRNMLLVKQIHAIVNALSWGILMPIGVMAARYMKNYEVLDPTWFYIHVVCQTTGYFSGLIGGLGTAIYMARHTGMRTTLHTVIGLLLFALGFLQILSLKARPNKDHKYRKYWNWYHHTMGYIVIVLSIYNIYKGLSILQPGSIWKIAYTTIICCIAAFAVVMEILQFKKRWARLFFKKSKDVEADQPTVSVDVIGETEKAERKKASGGIEIQIENYNITKNFMIPSVFVISYPHTSPPLLAFHSYHHPSTSIAATAA, from the exons ATGTCCTTGTCTTCGAGAGCCACGTTAGTCGTTTTGTGTTGTCTGTTCATGTTGATTCCATCTTTTACGACAGCAGCAACAGAACAAGGACTTCATGCTAGATCTAGATGTGAATCTTACAGCTTCAACAACGGAAAAAGCTTTCGCTCTTGCACGGATCTTTTGGTGTTAAACTCTTATCTACACTTTAATTATGCTCAAGAAACCGGAGTTCTTGAAATTGCATACCATCACTCCAATCTTGAGTCTTCTAGTTGGATATCGTGGGCTATAAACCCGACAAGCAAAGGCATGGTGGGAGCTCAAGCACTCGTGGCTTATCGAAACTCAACTTCTGGTGTCATGCGTGCTTATACTTCCTCCATTAATAGCTACTCTCCTATGCTTCAAGAGTCTCCTCTTAGCCTTCGTGTAACACAAGTATCCGCTGAGTATTCTAATGGAGAGATGATGATATTTGCAACTTTAGTCTTGCCTCCTAACACAACCGTCGTTAATCACTTATGGCAAGACGGTCCGTTGAAGGAAGGAGATAGACTTGGAATGCACGCAATGAGTGGTGATAATCTCAAATCCATGGCTTCTTTGGATTTGCTTTCCGGACAAGTCACAACCACAAAATCAGTTAACAGAAACATGTTGTTGGTAAAACAAATCCATGCAATAGTGAATGCATTGAGCTGGGGGATTCTCATGCCCATCGGAGTTATGGCTGCAAGATATATGAAGAATTACGAGGTATTAGATCCCACATGGTTCTATATACACGTTGTTTGTCAAACCACGGGTTATTTTTCCGGTTTGATCGGAGGATTAGGAACAGCAATCTACATGGCGAGACATACCGGGATGAGGACTACACTGCATACCGTGATAGGATTACTTCTGTTTGCTTTAGGGTTTTTGCAGATACTTTCGCTCAAAGCAAGACCGAACAAGGATCATAAATACAGAAAATACTGGAACTGGTATCATCATACTATGGGATACATAGTGATTGTACTAAGCATATACAATATCTACAAAGGCTTGTCTATTTTACAACCCGGAAGCATCTGGAAAATCGCCTATACTACCATAATCTGTTGCATTGCAGCGTTTGCGGTTGTGATGGAAATTTTACAGTTTAAGAAGAGATGGGCTAGATTGTTCTTCAAGAAATCCAAAGACGTAGAAGCTGATCAACCCACTGTTTCCGTTGATGTg ATCGGAGAGACGGAAAAGGCGGAGAGGAAAAAGGCGAGCGGCGGAATTGAAATTCAGATTGAAAACTATAATATAACGAAGAACTTCATGATCCCCTcagtttttgttatttcttatCCACATACTTCTCCGCCGCTTCTAGCCTTTCATTCCTACCACCATCCGTCTACTTCCATCGCCGCCACCGCCGCCTGA